In Kitasatospora sp. NBC_00240, the following are encoded in one genomic region:
- a CDS encoding ABC transporter ATP-binding protein has product MSGPDASGADGDSRGTLRVLAAAVRLVGRAAPAGLTAWLLLALTASAVPVAGAWILRGVLDGLVAGVGGGAQAGTESGAGPGGFTALALLLVGCGVTVAVVPQVLQYLQARLRRAVGLRAQLELHTAVDRFVGLGRFEDPRFVDRLRLAQQFGGSAPVDAAGSGIGLIGALVTLTGFLGTLALLGPWTAAAVLASGVPVLCAEFALSRRRAELNWTVGPVERRELFYAALLTNLQAAKEIRLFGIGRFLRDRMATERRTADAARQRMDRQELGVQAGLALLSAVVAGAGLLWAVAAARSGRIGIGDVTVLVAALPAVQGALAGLALELARAHQSALMFRHFTSVTRAPADLPVPARPRAVPPLRHAVELRDVWFRYGDRQPWILRGVDLVIPAGRSVGLAGLNGAGKSTLVKLLCRFYDPTRGQILWDGVDLRELCPRELRRRLGATFQDYMEYDLSARENIALGDLTALTDAGRIERAAELAGAHENLTGLPHGYDTLLSRIFFSEQDKEDAGTGLVLSGGQWQRLALARSLVRSDADLLILDEPSSGLDPEAEYAVHQRLRAHRAGRAGLLISHRLSALREADTIAVLEGGRITESGPHRDLVRRGGSYARLFALQAGGYGDLEGADGPAAGPVATDSVDVGTGAATGAGTGAATGAGTGGKA; this is encoded by the coding sequence GTGAGCGGGCCGGATGCGTCCGGCGCGGACGGGGACTCCCGGGGGACGCTGCGGGTGCTGGCCGCCGCGGTCCGGCTGGTGGGCCGGGCCGCGCCCGCCGGCCTGACCGCCTGGCTGCTGCTCGCCCTGACCGCCTCGGCGGTGCCGGTGGCCGGGGCCTGGATCCTGCGCGGCGTGCTCGACGGCTTGGTCGCCGGTGTGGGGGGCGGCGCGCAGGCCGGTACCGAATCCGGCGCCGGGCCGGGTGGTTTCACGGCCCTGGCCCTGCTGCTGGTCGGTTGCGGCGTCACCGTGGCGGTGGTCCCCCAGGTGCTGCAGTACCTCCAGGCGCGGCTGCGGCGGGCCGTGGGGCTCCGGGCCCAGCTCGAACTGCACACCGCCGTCGACCGGTTCGTCGGGCTGGGCCGCTTCGAGGACCCGCGCTTCGTCGACCGGCTGCGGCTGGCCCAGCAGTTCGGCGGGTCCGCCCCCGTGGACGCGGCCGGCAGCGGGATCGGGCTGATCGGGGCGCTGGTGACCCTCACCGGCTTCCTCGGCACGCTCGCCCTGCTCGGTCCCTGGACGGCCGCGGCCGTGCTCGCCTCCGGGGTGCCGGTGCTGTGCGCGGAGTTCGCGTTGAGCCGCCGCCGGGCGGAGCTGAACTGGACGGTCGGCCCGGTGGAGCGCCGCGAGTTGTTCTACGCCGCCCTGCTGACAAATCTTCAGGCGGCCAAGGAGATCAGGCTGTTCGGCATCGGCCGCTTCCTGCGGGACCGGATGGCCACCGAGCGCCGGACCGCCGACGCCGCCAGGCAGCGGATGGACCGGCAGGAGCTCGGCGTCCAGGCCGGGCTCGCCCTGCTGTCGGCCGTGGTGGCCGGCGCCGGCCTGCTGTGGGCGGTGGCGGCGGCCCGCTCCGGGCGCATCGGCATCGGGGACGTGACCGTCCTGGTCGCCGCGCTGCCCGCCGTGCAGGGGGCGCTCGCCGGCCTCGCCCTCGAACTGGCCCGCGCCCACCAGTCGGCTCTGATGTTCCGTCACTTCACTTCGGTGACGAGGGCTCCGGCGGATCTGCCGGTGCCCGCCAGGCCGCGCGCGGTACCGCCGCTGCGGCACGCGGTGGAGCTGCGCGACGTCTGGTTCCGCTACGGCGACCGGCAGCCCTGGATCCTGCGCGGCGTCGACCTGGTCATCCCCGCGGGACGGTCGGTGGGGCTCGCCGGCCTCAACGGCGCCGGCAAGTCCACCCTGGTGAAGCTGCTCTGCCGGTTCTACGACCCGACCCGCGGGCAGATCCTCTGGGACGGCGTGGACCTGCGCGAACTCTGCCCGCGCGAGCTGCGCCGGCGCCTCGGGGCGACCTTCCAGGACTACATGGAGTACGACCTCTCCGCACGCGAGAACATCGCCCTCGGCGACCTCACCGCCCTGACGGACGCCGGCCGGATCGAGCGGGCCGCCGAGCTGGCCGGTGCGCACGAGAACCTGACCGGCCTGCCGCACGGTTACGACACCCTGCTCAGCCGGATCTTCTTCAGCGAGCAGGACAAGGAGGACGCCGGCACCGGCCTGGTGCTCTCCGGCGGCCAGTGGCAGCGGCTGGCCCTGGCCCGCTCCCTGGTCCGCTCGGACGCCGACCTGCTGATCCTGGACGAACCCAGCTCCGGCCTGGACCCGGAGGCCGAGTACGCCGTCCATCAGCGCCTGCGCGCCCACCGGGCGGGCCGCGCCGGACTCCTCATCTCGCACCGGCTCAGCGCCCTGCGGGAGGCCGACACCATCGCCGTCCTGGAGGGCGGCCGGATCACCGAGAGCGGCCCGCACCGGGACCTCGTCCGACGCGGCGGCTCGTACGCCCGCCTGTTCGCCCTCCAGGCCGGTGGCTACGGGGACCTCGAGGGAGCGGACGGCCCGGCGGCCGGGCCGGTGGCGACGGACTCCGTGGACGTGGGCACGGGCGCGGCCACGGGCGCGGGCACGGGCGCGGCCACGGGCGCGGGCACGGGCGGGAAGGCGTGA
- a CDS encoding S26 family signal peptidase, with translation MTVRLVRWVHRVLRGRVLAVTVTGPSMEPGLRDGDRVLVVRRPARRLRRGQVVVLGPRAAAPVAAPEADWAGSLPVRGEEPPGLGPLLIKRIAAAPGDLVPAALAAALGCPPGTTVPPGRFLVLGDNEERSLDSRHFGHVTREQVVGVAVRPLRPAPAGR, from the coding sequence ATGACCGTACGACTCGTCCGGTGGGTCCACCGCGTCCTGCGCGGCCGGGTGCTCGCCGTCACCGTGACCGGTCCCAGCATGGAGCCGGGGCTGCGCGACGGTGACCGGGTGCTGGTCGTACGCCGTCCCGCCCGTCGGCTCCGCCGGGGCCAGGTCGTCGTGCTCGGGCCGCGGGCGGCGGCGCCGGTCGCGGCGCCGGAAGCCGACTGGGCGGGGAGCCTGCCCGTGCGGGGCGAGGAGCCCCCGGGCCTCGGCCCGCTGCTGATCAAACGGATCGCGGCCGCCCCCGGCGACCTCGTCCCCGCCGCGCTGGCCGCCGCCCTGGGCTGCCCGCCGGGCACGACCGTGCCGCCCGGCCGCTTCCTGGTCCTCGGCGACAACGAGGAACGCAGTCTCGACTCACGGCACTTCGGCCATGTGACACGGGAACAGGTGGTCGGGGTCGCGGTCCGTCCGCTGCGTCCGGCGCCGGCCGGACGATGA
- a CDS encoding MarR family transcriptional regulator, giving the protein MLTPGDSPGFLLWHATLRWQRGIAAALAPLGLTHVQFVLLACAWWLNSQGEHPNQLTLARQAGTDVKMTSQVLRTLEQKGLVEREVDPADSRAKRLCVTALGAELAPRAIAAVEQVDAEFFRPVPRDQAVALLGRLARPES; this is encoded by the coding sequence GTGCTGACCCCCGGGGACAGCCCCGGCTTCCTGCTCTGGCATGCCACGCTGCGCTGGCAGCGTGGCATCGCCGCGGCCCTGGCGCCGCTCGGCCTGACCCACGTCCAGTTCGTGCTGCTCGCCTGCGCCTGGTGGCTGAACAGCCAGGGCGAGCACCCCAACCAGCTGACCCTCGCCCGCCAGGCGGGCACCGACGTCAAGATGACCTCGCAGGTGCTGCGCACCCTGGAGCAGAAGGGCCTGGTGGAGCGCGAGGTCGATCCGGCCGACAGCCGTGCCAAGCGACTGTGCGTCACTGCCCTCGGTGCTGAGCTGGCACCCCGGGCGATCGCCGCGGTCGAGCAGGTCGACGCCGAGTTCTTCCGGCCGGTCCCGCGCGACCAGGCGGTGGCACTGCTCGGGCGGCTGGCCCGCCCCGAGAGCTGA
- a CDS encoding SRPBCC family protein: protein MWMYEHSIETDAAREAIWRLWVDVDNWGAWNAEIEKIELRGPFAEGAEMLMTPPGEEPVALRVTEAAEGETFTDEARFDGLVLRTVHRLDPLDQGRTRVVYRMEITGAGADEAGPQIGPGITADWPETMAALVALAARS, encoded by the coding sequence ATGTGGATGTACGAGCACAGCATCGAGACCGACGCCGCCCGTGAGGCGATCTGGCGGCTCTGGGTCGACGTCGACAACTGGGGTGCCTGGAACGCCGAGATCGAGAAGATCGAGCTCCGGGGCCCGTTCGCCGAAGGCGCCGAGATGCTGATGACCCCGCCCGGGGAGGAGCCCGTGGCGCTGCGGGTCACCGAGGCCGCCGAGGGCGAGACGTTCACCGACGAGGCCCGCTTCGACGGTCTCGTCCTGCGTACCGTCCACCGCCTCGACCCGCTCGACCAGGGACGCACCCGGGTGGTCTACCGGATGGAGATCACCGGTGCGGGCGCGGACGAGGCCGGCCCGCAGATCGGCCCGGGCATCACCGCGGACTGGCCCGAGACGATGGCCGCGCTGGTCGCCCTCGCAGCCCGGAGCTGA